A window of the Vibrio pomeroyi genome harbors these coding sequences:
- a CDS encoding outer membrane protein transport protein, producing MTTNNTRLFKKSLLAVTITLASSQAMAAGFQLNAQSATGIGRAFAGDAVIADNASVMARNPAAMALFDKTELSLGFESITSMIEVKDATYTGFMGGNSSNADYDDAGDTSIAPNIHLIVPVNDKFAWGVNAYSNFGTKTEFSDSYVGGEYGGLTDVKSVNFGLAGSYRLNKQWSFGAGLDLIYGKGELKRTMSSEVNTPPIPGLPQAGQTVLDAEADGWAVGFNLGTVFELNENNRFGLAYHYSPKLEAEGDISYQGTEYKDDTLHMPLPDMVEFSGFHKIEDTKFAVHYSVQWIGWSSFDKLEADKAGVLNNYEWQNGMHYSLGGTYYMNRDWTLRAGYMYDTSAQDEVTSVSVPDSDRQWFSAGFTYHINEASNVDFGFTYLMGDDVKVNESTSVVSSISATTRADAILMGLQYSRSF from the coding sequence ATGACTACCAACAACACGCGTCTGTTTAAAAAGTCTCTTTTAGCAGTAACAATTACACTGGCGTCTTCGCAAGCGATGGCAGCAGGTTTCCAACTTAACGCACAATCAGCTACCGGCATCGGCCGTGCTTTCGCTGGTGATGCAGTAATCGCAGATAACGCGTCAGTAATGGCACGTAACCCTGCAGCAATGGCACTATTTGACAAAACTGAGCTTTCTCTTGGTTTTGAAAGCATCACTTCTATGATTGAAGTTAAGGATGCTACTTACACAGGCTTCATGGGCGGTAATTCTAGCAATGCTGACTATGACGATGCTGGCGATACTTCGATTGCACCAAACATTCATCTAATCGTTCCAGTAAATGATAAATTTGCATGGGGTGTAAATGCTTATTCTAACTTCGGTACAAAAACTGAATTCAGCGATAGCTATGTGGGTGGTGAATACGGCGGCCTAACAGATGTAAAAAGTGTTAACTTTGGTTTAGCTGGTTCATACCGTCTAAACAAACAGTGGAGCTTTGGTGCAGGCCTTGACCTTATTTACGGTAAAGGTGAACTGAAACGAACAATGAGCTCGGAAGTTAATACTCCGCCAATCCCAGGCTTGCCACAAGCAGGTCAAACAGTTCTTGATGCTGAAGCGGATGGTTGGGCTGTGGGCTTTAACCTTGGTACTGTTTTCGAGTTAAATGAAAATAACCGTTTTGGTTTGGCTTACCACTACTCTCCGAAGCTTGAAGCTGAAGGCGATATCAGCTACCAAGGCACTGAATATAAAGATGATACCCTTCATATGCCTCTACCTGATATGGTTGAGTTCTCTGGTTTCCACAAGATTGAAGATACTAAATTCGCAGTTCATTACTCAGTGCAATGGATTGGTTGGAGCTCATTTGACAAGCTAGAAGCAGACAAAGCAGGTGTTCTAAACAATTACGAATGGCAGAATGGTATGCACTACTCTCTAGGTGGTACATATTACATGAATCGCGATTGGACACTTCGTGCCGGCTACATGTATGACACAAGTGCACAAGATGAAGTCACTTCAGTTTCGGTTCCAGATTCAGATCGCCAATGGTTCTCAGCTGGTTTCACATACCACATCAACGAAGCGTCAAACGTAGACTTTGGTTTCACATACTTAATGGGCGACGATGTTAAAGTTAATGAATCAACTTCTGTTGTTTCGTCAATTTCAGCAACAACTCGTGCAGATGCAATCCTAATGGGTCTGCAGTACAGCCGTAGCTTCTAA
- a CDS encoding MlaA family lipoprotein has product MSVSVLRLSSLLFIASLTVGCSSAPDESVNDDNLETSEYVEESHPNDPFEGFNRAMWDINYEYLDPYLVRPVSLAYVDYTPVPVRSGISNFLANLDEPSSMVNNLIMGNGEKALDHFNRFWINSTFGLLGLIDIASEAGITKYDDKSFSDAIGHYGVGNGPYFMVPGYGPLTTREVTETVDGLYVPLSFLNFWASLGKWAFEGMETRAQLVSQEALLDDSPDPYALTRDVYIQRRDFKAEIEPEEVDLDEEDFIDGYLEDY; this is encoded by the coding sequence ATGTCTGTCAGTGTCTTAAGACTCTCGAGTTTACTCTTTATCGCAAGCTTGACGGTGGGCTGCTCTAGCGCACCAGATGAGAGCGTTAACGATGATAATCTCGAAACCTCTGAATACGTCGAAGAATCCCACCCCAATGATCCTTTTGAAGGTTTCAACCGAGCGATGTGGGATATCAACTACGAATATCTAGACCCTTACTTGGTTCGTCCCGTTTCTCTTGCTTATGTTGACTACACCCCTGTACCGGTTCGTTCTGGTATCTCCAATTTTCTAGCCAACTTAGACGAGCCATCAAGCATGGTGAATAATCTCATTATGGGCAATGGCGAGAAAGCACTCGACCACTTTAACCGCTTTTGGATTAACTCAACTTTTGGTTTGTTAGGCTTGATCGATATTGCCAGCGAAGCAGGGATCACCAAATACGATGACAAGTCGTTCTCTGATGCGATTGGTCATTATGGAGTAGGGAACGGACCGTACTTTATGGTGCCGGGTTATGGTCCATTAACAACACGTGAAGTGACTGAAACCGTCGATGGTTTGTATGTACCTTTGTCCTTCTTGAACTTCTGGGCTAGCCTAGGCAAGTGGGCATTTGAGGGTATGGAAACTCGAGCTCAGTTAGTATCGCAAGAAGCCTTGTTAGATGACTCTCCGGATCCATACGCTTTAACGCGTGATGTTTATATTCAACGTCGTGACTTTAAAGCGGAGATTGAACCTGAAGAGGTTGATCTTGATGAAGAAGACTTCATTGATGGCTATTTAGAAGATTACTAA
- a CDS encoding outer membrane protein transport protein, whose amino-acid sequence MKMNKTLLSAAVAVGLLSTSTVTQAAGFQLAEYSATGLGRAYAGEAAMADGADAQWRNPAMLTYLEGTQVSVGAIYVDPNIDIDGTSTSMMGKTTSSNSSDFAHSAVIPNFYVSHKYNEKFALGFAAGTNYGMETDLGKDFGGANHGNEASVTTMELNLNAAYQVLESVSIGGGIRYIMAEGSFGAVSTANSLVQIPQGTALKYMEGDDTAWGWQVGTAWQINENNRLGFTYKSEVDLTLEGHANGVAFDAVAGALGSPVKSKYNGSMELALPATAELASFHQLSDKVAVHASVNWTNWSSFKELVADIPEFGPARTQDIKQENWEDNYRFAVGTTYQMTPKLALRSGIAYDTSAVSEEHRTATIPETDRTWLSVGAGYQWSEQLTLDAGFTYILAKDAKMVEDDASSAPFGGDFEGEVTGSIWLIGIQANYRF is encoded by the coding sequence ATGAAAATGAATAAGACACTTCTATCTGCTGCAGTGGCAGTTGGACTACTTTCGACTTCTACCGTAACTCAAGCGGCAGGTTTTCAGCTAGCAGAATACTCTGCAACAGGTCTTGGCCGTGCATACGCTGGTGAAGCAGCAATGGCTGACGGTGCTGACGCACAATGGCGTAACCCTGCAATGCTAACTTACCTAGAAGGCACTCAAGTTTCTGTTGGTGCTATCTATGTTGACCCAAACATTGATATCGACGGTACTTCTACGTCTATGATGGGCAAAACGACCTCATCAAATTCTAGTGATTTTGCACACAGTGCAGTTATCCCAAACTTTTATGTTTCTCATAAGTACAACGAAAAGTTTGCTTTAGGTTTCGCTGCGGGCACTAACTACGGCATGGAAACAGACCTAGGTAAAGACTTTGGTGGCGCAAACCACGGTAACGAAGCAAGCGTTACCACAATGGAGCTGAACCTAAACGCTGCATACCAAGTACTTGAAAGCGTATCTATCGGTGGTGGTATTCGTTACATCATGGCTGAAGGTAGCTTTGGGGCAGTATCTACTGCGAACTCTCTAGTTCAGATCCCTCAAGGTACAGCTTTAAAATACATGGAAGGTGATGACACAGCGTGGGGCTGGCAAGTGGGTACAGCTTGGCAAATCAATGAAAACAACCGCCTAGGCTTTACCTACAAATCAGAAGTAGACCTAACGCTTGAGGGCCACGCTAACGGTGTCGCTTTTGATGCTGTTGCTGGTGCTTTAGGCTCTCCAGTGAAGTCAAAATACAACGGCTCAATGGAACTAGCATTACCAGCTACCGCCGAACTTGCAAGCTTCCATCAACTATCAGATAAAGTCGCTGTGCATGCGAGCGTGAACTGGACTAACTGGAGCAGCTTTAAAGAGCTAGTGGCTGATATCCCTGAATTTGGTCCTGCGCGAACTCAAGATATCAAGCAAGAAAACTGGGAAGACAACTACCGCTTTGCTGTAGGTACTACTTACCAAATGACACCTAAACTAGCTCTACGCTCTGGTATCGCATATGACACATCAGCGGTAAGCGAAGAGCACCGCACGGCAACTATTCCAGAAACAGACCGTACTTGGTTGAGTGTTGGTGCTGGCTACCAGTGGTCTGAGCAACTAACTCTAGATGCTGGCTTCACTTACATCCTAGCGAAAGATGCAAAAATGGTTGAAGATGACGCAAGTTCTGCACCATTTGGTGGTGACTTCGAAGGTGAAGTAACAGGTAGCATCTGGCTAATTGGTATCCAAGCTAACTACCGCTTCTAA